A single genomic interval of Xyrauchen texanus isolate HMW12.3.18 chromosome 8, RBS_HiC_50CHRs, whole genome shotgun sequence harbors:
- the dexi gene encoding dexamethasone-induced protein homolog, with the protein MSHSIYSQLDSVESLINELPYMFYLGLFFVNVLILYYAFLMEYIVLNVGIVFLPEDMDQALVDLGVLSDPASIPYDTDTELDVFEGYLE; encoded by the coding sequence ATGTCACACTCCATTTACTCTCAGTTAGATTCAGTAGAATCGCTAATCAACGAGCTTCCATATATGTTTTATCTCGGCCTGTTTTTTGTCAACGTCTTAATTCTCTATTATGCATTTTTAATGGAATACATTGTCCTTAATGTAGGAATAGTATTCTTGCCAGAGGATATGGACCAGGCACTGGTGGATTTGGGTGTTCTCTCTGACCCAGCCTCCATTCCTTATGACACAGACACAGAGCTGGATGTTTTCGAGGGATATCTGGAATAA